Part of the Phacochoerus africanus isolate WHEZ1 chromosome 8, ROS_Pafr_v1, whole genome shotgun sequence genome is shown below.
CGCAGACCCTCTGATGCCAGGACCTCGATCCTGGCCACATGTGTCTGTTCACGGGCCAGCGGCCTACGGAAGGTAAGGGGGTAGGGTGGGCGGACAGCAGCGCTAACAGATTGATTGAGTGTTATCTTCACCTTCTTGGAAATCAGGGCTGGCATTTATTTTCTATGAACTCACAGGATGAAAAGAGAAAGCCAGAGACTTGGCTAGACGTGCCCCGTCTGCCACCAAGATGATTAGAGGGCTGCCGGAGGCCCTGCTCCTTGCTGCCAGAGCGGGAGGTAGAACGCAGGCTGAAGGGCTCTCTGCTGGGAGGAGCGGGAGACGTCCATCTGGCAGAGGCCGGTTCGGCCGTGCGCCGCTCTGCTTAACCTGATTAATGACCTCGCCTGTCCAGAAGTGGGGCAAAACCCAGCTCCTGTCAGGGGCCCAGCCCAGGACTGCTTTGGCGCCCCTCCTCGCAGGCAGAGCAGGTGGAGGGAGTGGTCCGAGCACACCATCCCGCCCTCTCTCCAGGTGACTCGCCAGCCAAGCTCACATGAACATTTCCACCGAGGTGCGGTGGCTGCCAGACCGGCCGGGCTGTCCCACCCACGCCCCACGCCTGCTCCCAGCTTTATCCAGTTCGTAGCAGGCATGGAGGGGCAGCGTGCAGAATGAGGTGTGAGGGGTGGCCCCCAAGCTCGGGATCAACCATGCCCACAAGGCCGAACCCAGGTCCTGGACACCTTGGGGCAATAGACTACGACCAGCACTGTTCTAGACACGGGTTTCCGTAGACACTTGGCTCAGTGggaattaaaaaacaacagcagTTTCCCTAATGGCGGCAGTTCTGCTCTCTTCTTTGCTGGTTGAACCCAGCACCCTGGTGGCCTCAGGCCCCCATTTTGGGGGACTTGGTGAACTGGAGAAAATTCAGGGGAGATGAAAGCCCTGGTGAATGCACCAGGGGAGGTGGCTTCCCCAGGATGCCAAGAGGAGTGATGCTTAGTGAAGAGCTTCTGAAGGCCTGGGATGATCCAGCCTGAGGGAACCTGGGGCAGGTTCCAGTTACGAGGAGGGCCGCGTGCAGAAAGGGGTGATATATGTGCTGGGTGGCCCAAGAGAGACAATCTTAGGCAGCGGGTGGCATTTTCAAGGTGGCAGGATTTGGAATCCACCTCAGAAATTCCTACCAGTCAAGGAGGAAATGGGCTGCCTGGAAAGGCACGGAGTTATCTGTCACGGGAGGCTGGCAAGCGGAGGCCATTATCACAGCGGGGAGATGGAGGGGAGTCTAGCTCCGAATGGGGCTGGCCTCTGGGAGCTGGATTCCATCTGATTCCAGCACGCTCACATGACAGTGTCCCAGAGAACAGGGCTGAACTGGCTCAGCCCCACATGCCTGCTGGCCTCACTGAGCTGCTTCCCAAACAAGCAGGGAGGAAAGCCCCGCTTTCTTATCTCCATCCCCAAAGCAAAAGGATTAGCTCACCGTTACCCATCGTAAGGTCCCCCAAGCAAATCAAAACGTCTGGTGTCTTGGCTTTGGATTGAAATTCTGTCGGATTACTACAAATGTTTGGTATAGACTGGTTATTATGCTCATCTCAAGATCCAGCTGGCAGTACAGATGTCTGTGATTAATAAAAATGGGGGGAAAGTTATGACTTCATAAATGCAGTTTGTCTGGAAGATAAAACTAGGGCTTGAGATAATAAAAAGGCCTTGCTGTGAAAAGGCTGGAGTGACTGCTTGTAGCCCAGGATGCCAGTCCTAAAACTGCTATAAAACACACAGCCAGCATCTTGGACTGGGCCTGGCAGGCCCCTAGGCCAAGCTTTACCCCGGCAAGGGAGAGCAGCTCCACAGAGGCGGTGATGCCCTGAGCTTCTGCTTTGTGCATGGCATGGCAAACAGCATGTACTTAGATATTCACTGAATCAAAGAATGGATGAGTGTACGAACCTGTAACTGGTAAGGTGTGGTGGAAAATGTGGAACTCTggagttcttttgtttttttcttcctagggctgaatctgaggcatatggaagttcctgggccggggtcacatcagagctgcagctgcaggcctgtgctgcagtttgtggcaacgctggatccttaacccactgagcaaggccaggattccaacgtgcatcctcacagagacaacattgggtccttaacccattaagacacaacaggagctccacacgccagagttttattcttttattgaagCTTACAGTTTCACTGAACTTTTGGCCCcgaatgaaaaaaacacaaattttaaaaaaaagcattggcAGTGGGGGTGGTAGCTTGTCCCCTGGGGACTGAAGCCAAGCAGAGGGGTCCACGCTGCAGAGGGGTAGCCTAGCCAAAGAGGCCCAGAGAACAGACTGCCTGAGCTCCCTGAGCGGGCACAGCCCCCAGGCAGCTAGGAGTCAACACCCACGGACCTGTGGGAGTGGAATCCGAGCCACTGGTCCCATGGGCAAATCTCTCACCCCTAGTCGGATTCCACTTTGGAGAAACGAGGTTCATCTGGCAGCAGAGGAGAGGGACGCAGGTGCTAATGGTACGAGGCCGATGACCACTTACCACTGGCATCAGGGCACAGAAAGGAAAGCTAGCGGCTGGAGCCAGCTGACTGGACACTAATTCTGCTGCAATGACCAGCATCTCCTGCACCACTTCAATGCTCAGGGCTGTAAGGACATTCAACTTCCAGTCCTCTCCTAGGTCAGGCCCATACCTGTGTGGCCTCAGCCTACTATTTGGTGGCTAAGATGAAGGACTCTCTGCCCTCTTTGGGAACAGTGCTGCATCAGGCAAGGGAGAATTTTTTCTGGGAGGGGCAAGAAAAGAAGCGAGGCCTACATGCTTCTCCCACCCTGGGAGCCAGGAAAGGACCCCTGGTGCACTCCCCACTCCACAGATGGCCTGGTCATAGCATCCGAGAGGCTGTCATGGTGACGAAGTCCTCGAAGCTGAGCCGAATGTTGCCCTGCACAGCGGTGTCCTTCTCCCGGAAGGCCTCGGTCAGCACCTGCAGCTGGGTGCACACCTGGATGAAGCGATCGAGCTGCATGGCGGGATTGGCGGAGCGCGGGCAGTAGCGGGAAACCAGCAGCTGGGTGAACTGGGGGCTGAGGTTGTAGCCCATCTGGGACAGAGCTGGAGAGGAGGGCACACAGAGCAGACCCAAGAGCCTGTTGTGAGTGCTGCCATCAACCAGCTCCAGGGGGCACAGCAGTGCAGGAACTTCAAGGCGACTGGCCCCAAAGCAGAAACAGGACAGACGTCCCAAGGGCTGTCCAAGACAGCAGGAGCACAGCGGGGGCTCTGCCTGGATGCTCCCCTTAGCTGGAAGGCCTCTATCCCTCTTTCTCAAAATCTCTATTACTGTCTGTTCAATTAGGGGCCCGAGGGTCCCAGAATGACCCCGGTCTGTCCATGCTCCTCTCTGACTTGTATTACAGACGGAAGCCTGAGTCCCCTCAGGCCCCGCTGCCCAGGGCGGGCACTAGAGGCAGCTCAGCATAGAGGCTACACGGGCCTGCTCTGGAGTCAAGACAGCCCCTTGGCAAGCTGCTTATTAACCCTGCTTATCCTCATCATATCAGCTCTAAAACAGGGATAATATTTATCTTGTAGGTTCTAGTAAGGATTAAAGGAGGCGATCATGCAAAGCACTTGGCCTAGCGCCTGGCACCTAAGAGGCACTCAGTTAAGTGTtatttattaaaagtaataaaatcatcATCATCTCCCCAGGCGAGGCTGCTCCCCCATCCCTCCACCTGGgtgcttccttcttcctctatCATCTACCAGCTCAGACTAAAATGTCAGCGCCCCTTCGCTCTGTggcccttgggcaagttacctagaCTAAGCCTCagttgtctcatctgtaaaagggtaATAATAAGAGATCCTTCATCTAAGGGTGGGGAACAAGAATTAGTAGCTATCACAGAGGGAGAGCAAGTGATGTAACATCTCTTGTATGTAACAAGCACCTATGAAGAGCGCTTATTACAATGCCTGGCCACagcaggcattcaataaataacaGCTTTCTCGTGATAATAATATCCCCTTAACCAATATCCATCACCACATCAGCACCTGACAACAGAGGGGGTCTCCCCCCGCCTGACTTAGTCTGACCCAAATCCACCACCAGGGCAAGGGGCTGGGCTCTCTGGGAAGCCCTTTCTCCCTCTCATGTGGCAAAGCTCCCTGCCTGGTTCTCATCAGGTTCTCATCACCCACTAACTACCCATCCTCTAAAGTCAGAATTGGAACCAGACCTGGAGCTGTGGCCTCAGGTCATCTTATCCAACTTCAACTTTTAGAGTGGTCTGGGTCCCAGAGCTGGGAAGACACTGCATTCTAGCAGAGCTGTAGCAACAGAGGCCATCTTTCTGAGCCCCTCTGCAGGGCTCTTTCCATTCTGCACGCGAGGAGCTAGAGAGGAAAGAGCCACACAAGCCATACATACAGGTCTCAAAGTTCCCTGGGATGCTGAGTATCCATGTGCAAGGCTCCCTGCTGGCTGGGCCTGTCTCACCTCATGCTGCCCGGAATCCCATCACCAGAGTCCAGCTCTGATCCTGGAGCCAGGCGTTCCGGGCTCCCTGCCCAGCCAGGCCACagaaggggtggggagtgggcccGTGCTGAGGGCAGCACTCCCAGTGCAGTGGGATTATCTGGTAGTCAGAGCCAGAGAGAACCCCTTGCTCCGTCTCAGGGAGTAGAGAGAAAGCTCCAGCTCTGCCTGTGCACCGAGGCCCTGCCAGGCCCTCACCTTGCTGCAGCTCTGTGTAGCTAATGGAGCCTGAGTGGTCCCGGTCATACTGCTGGAAGAGGTTCTTCCACTGCTGGATGAATTTCCACAGGGCCGAGAAGCCGTAGACGTCGATGCGGCCTGTCTTGGTCTTGTCAAACAGGTCttggggagaagggaaaaaaggctTCAGGACTAAGGGCCAAGGGTCCTCAGGTACCATGGAGGCAGCCTTCTCCCCAGGCTGGAGCAGGAGTCGCCACAGAATCACAGGCTGAGGCCCAGACGCCGCTCCtgacacccgccccccccccatcaagtaccacagcagcccctcccctgccagaACCACATCTCCACCACCGGCTTGGCAGCTGACCCCTCCATGCCATCTCCTACCAGGCCAGGGGGGCCCATCCTGCAGAACGAGAAACTGAGCTGGTCTACGACTCAGCAAGGTCTAGAACTTGAGAAAAGACCTAAGGAAAAGAGCTCTCGATCTAAGGGATCTCACCTTGAACCCAGCTTCCTGCCTGAAGGAAAGCATTCTCCTCAGAATGGCCTCCCACCCGCCTTCCATCAGACAGGAGGGGGCTCTGCCCCAGCTCGAGCCCTCGGGGAAAGGCTACGACTCACTTATCATCATGAGGCACGTCTCGTCGTTGAATGAGGACCAGTTGGAGTTGACCAGGGCCTGCTTCAGCTCCTTgatggagatgtagccactgtgATCAGAGTCCACCGACTGGAACCAGGAGTAAGCCTCGGGGTCCACATTGGGAGGGGCTCCACCTGCAGGAAGGGGTGCCAACCAGGGCCATCAGACCCAAGTCTCAGGACCAATCTGCAGAGACGCTGGGAAGGGCCAGCCTTGGTGCCTCCCTGGAGACAGGCTTTCCTTACCCAGAGAGCCTCACAAA
Proteins encoded:
- the PEF1 gene encoding peflin isoform X2, with protein sequence MGCPGAGGQAPGAPPGSYYPGPPHGGGQYGSGVPPGGGYGGGPAPGGPYGPPAGGGPYGHPSPGGLPSGTPGGPYGGAAPGGPYGQPPPSSYGAQHPGPYGQGPPPGGAPPNVDPEAYSWFQSVDSDHSGYISIKELKQALVNSNWSSFNDETCLMMINLFDKTKTGRIDVYGFSALWKFIQQWKNLFQQYDRDHSGSISYTELQQALSQMGYNLSPQFTQLLVSRYCPRSANPAMQLDRFIQVCTQLQVLTEAFREKDTAVQGNIRLSFEDFVTMTASRML
- the PEF1 gene encoding peflin isoform X1 produces the protein MASYPYGQGCPGAGGQAPGAPPGSYYPGPPHGGGQYGSGVPPGGGYGGGPAPGGPYGPPAGGGPYGHPSPGGLPSGTPGGPYGGAAPGGPYGQPPPSSYGAQHPGPYGQGPPPGGAPPNVDPEAYSWFQSVDSDHSGYISIKELKQALVNSNWSSFNDETCLMMINLFDKTKTGRIDVYGFSALWKFIQQWKNLFQQYDRDHSGSISYTELQQALSQMGYNLSPQFTQLLVSRYCPRSANPAMQLDRFIQVCTQLQVLTEAFREKDTAVQGNIRLSFEDFVTMTASRML